Within the Flavobacterium sp. N502536 genome, the region AAAATTAAATAGAAAAAACTCTCCGCTTCGTAGGCATCGTAAAAAGGTGACAATTCTTTAATGAACTGAGTCCGATATTGTTTGATTTTCATTTTAGGTATTTGAACATTATTCTTTAGATAGGGGCAACGGTATTACAAGGTAAGTATTGTAATGCAAATTCACTACAACATTATCCTATAATTTTTTTAACATCCAGACAGGACAGGAACAGTGACCGGTATTGCCCAAAGGCGCCTCTAAATATTCAAAACCTGATTTTACATATAACTTTTGCGCGGCATGCATAAAAGGCATTGTTTCGATATAACATTTTTCAAAACCAAAAATCCTTGCCTGTTCCAAACATTTTTCCATCATTTTACTTCCAATTCCCAAACCACGCGTTTTTGGTAAAAAATACATCTTCTGTAACTCACAAATCTCAGGAGCACCATTTTCTAAGGGCGCAATTCCACAGCAGCCAATAATTTCGCCGTCTTTTTCCACTACAAAATAAACCGACTTCGGCTTATTGTACTCTTCAAACATTAAGTCTAAATACGGGTCTTCATAAGCCGTTCCTACTTTAGGTATTTCCATTTCATCAAAAACCGAGCGTATTAAATGTGCAACTGCCTGATTGTCTTCTTTTTTAATGGCTCTGATCGTCCAATTTTCCATATTTTCTTATTCCTTTAATGTCTATACAAAAGTAAAAATAGTTTTTCGATAGTTTCTTAACCGACCTAAAACTATCCGGACTAAACTCAAAAATAACTACTTTTGTATCGTGAATATACATGAAAAATACATAAAACGTTGCATCGAGTTGGCTCAAAATGGTTTTGGCAACACTTACCCAAATCCTATGGTAGGAAGTGTAATCGTTTACGACAATCAGATTATCGGAGAGGGCTGGCATAAAAAAGCAGGAGAACCGCATGCGGAAGTCAATGCCGTTCGTTCGGTAAAAGACAAATCGTTGTTAAGCAAAGCTACCATTTATGTTAGTTTAGAACCTTGCAGTCATTTTGGAAAAACACCTCCGTGCAGCGACTTAATTATTGAGCATAAAATTCCACATGTTGTTGTCGGGACTGTTGATCCTAATGAAAAAGTGGCAGGAAACGGCATTAAAAAGTTAATTGCTGCAGGAATCACTGTTACGGTTGGAGTTTTAGAAAAAGAATGTCACGAACTCAACAAGCGTTTTTTTACTTTTCATCAGAAAAAGAGACCTTACATCATCCTAAAATGGGCCGAAAGTCAGGACGGATTTCTGTCTCCTGAAAAACAGGAAAATGCGAAACGAAAACCCATTTGGATCACCAATCCCTATTCCAGACAATTGGTTCACAAATGGAGAAGCGAAGAGCAAGCAATTCTGGTTGGAACACAGACCGTGATAGATGACAATCCGAAATTAAACACCCGGGACTGGTCAGGAAATCATCCGGTGCGAGTTATTCTGGACCAACACAATCGCATTTCAAAAGAGAGTTTTGTTTTTGACGGGAGCGTAAAAACCATTGTATTTACAAAATCCGAAACCGGCTTTTCGGCAGAAAACACTACCTTTACAGTAATCGATTTTAGCAGCAATATGCTACCGCAGATTTTAGCTGTTTTACATCAAAATCAAATTCAGTCTGTTATTATCGAAGGAGGCGCTCAAACTTTACAGTCTTTTATCGATCAGAATATTTGGGACGAAGCCCGAATTTTTATCGGACAAGCTATTTTTAAAAATGGAACTAAAGCACCACTGATTCGAAAAGAAAACCTAACGAAAATTAATATTCTCAGCGACGAATTATTAAATATTAGAAATCATGATTGATACTATCATTTTTGACTTTGGAGATATTTTTATCAATTTAGACAAACAAGCCACTATATCGGGATTGCAAAAATTAGGATTAACAGAATGGACTGCCGAACTGGACCGTCTGAATCTTTTGTTTGAAACCGGAGACATTACGCGTGATGCTTTTCTGGCAGGCTTTCAGAAAGAGCTTCCAAATGCCTCCATCGACGAAATTCTGGAAGCATGGAATACCATTCTAGCCGATTTTCCTTTGTACCGACTGGAGTTTTTGCAACTGCTTTCTCAAAAATACCGCTTGTTTCTATTGAGCAATACGGATGCTATTCATATCGAAACTTTCGAAAACAAAACCGGCATTTCGTTTTACAGCGATTTTTATCAGTGTTTTGAAAAGGTTTATTTTTCGTTTGAAATTGGAATGCGAAAACCAAATGCTGAAGTTTTTCAGTACCTGATCAACAAACACGAATTATCACCCAAGAGAACTTTGTTTGTAGACGATAAAAAAGAAAACACAGATTCGGCAGCAGCCCTGGGCTTTCATGTCTGGAATTTACAAGTTGGACAGGAAGATGTTGTTGATTTATTTGACAAACAAATACTTTAGCTGTTATTTTTGCCACAGCTTAAAAAATCAAACTCAATTTGGAAATTAACGATACGTACCAAACCATTGCTTTTGAATCTGAAGAAATGCTTTTGAAAGAAAAAGGCAGTAAGTTCTTTGGCTACGCTTTTCCCATAGAAAGCGAAGAGGAAGTAAAACCTATTATCGACAACTTAAAAAAACAGCATCCCCATGCCGTACACTTTTGTTATGCGTATCAATTAGGGACGGCACCAAAAATTTCGTATCGCGCCAATGACGACGGAGAACCCGGCAACACAGCTGGCGCACCAATTTACGGACAGATACAATCTTTTGGCGTAACCAACGTTTTAGTTGTAGTGGTTCGCATTTTTGGAGGAATTAAATTAGGTGTTGGCGGCTTAATCAGTGCTTACAAAACCACGGCACAAATGACGCTTGAAGTATGTGAGATCATTGAAAAGACAATTGATGTTCAATTTTTAATCTCTTTTGATTACAAAAATATGAACAAAGTAATGCGGGTTATAAAGGAGAAAAAACTGGAAATTACGGCTCAGGAAATGGAAATTAACGAAGATACAGGGCTCCCTATTGGCAAAATAACGACTAAAACGCGCAAAAAAAATGCCGAATCAGTATTCGACATTTTTGATTTAATGTTTGAAATCGATATAAAAATTATATAATTTGACAGTAAAAGGCATCACATTTTAACAATTATACCAGTGTTTTAAATAATTCTAAAATGTAATCTGGAGGTGCTGTAGGACGACCCGTTTTTAACGAAATAAATACTAAAATAAACACAGCAGTTGTTAATAACTCATCTGCTTCGTTATAGATTGCGCAATCAAATTCAATCTTGACAGACGACTGACTTTTGAAAGCTGTATGAATTGTAAGAAGCTCATCATAACGCGCTGATTTTTTATAATTTATTTGCATCGAAACAATCGGCAGTCCAATACCACTTTCTTCCATGCTTTTATATGAAATCCCTTTATTTCTAAGCCATTCCACGCGTCCGATCTCAAAATAGGGTACATAATTTCCGTGATAAACAACGCCCATTTGATCGGTTTCCGAGTAACGAACACGCACTTGCGTTTGATGATTTTTCATTATTTTCAGATTAAAAAAAATTAAGTTTAAAAAGTTTACTTACAACTTTTTTTTATAAAATTAGAGTTCAAAATATTTTTTTTTACAGAAATTTGTTCACATATTTGTTATCCCGAAATACGGAATAAAATTGCTCCTTTTTTATTAGGAGAATCTTTATCAATAATAAGAAAATTTATTTGAATCTATGACTAAAACTGCTCAATCGGTATGGGAAAACTGTTTGTCTTTTATAAAGGACAATATTCAAGATCAAGCATACAAAACTTGGTTTGAACCAATCAAATCAGTTGAGCTAACCGACAACGCGTTATACATTCAAGTACCAAGTAAATTTTTCTATGAATGGCTCGAAGAGCATTACGTAAAATTATTGAAAGTTGCGCTTACCAAAGAACTGGGAAAAAACGCAAAGTTACTCTATAAAATTAAAATGGAGAACACTTATGGAAATAAACAGCCTTTTACCGAGCAGCTGCCAAGTTCCAACAGAGTTCCAATGAAACCGCAAGAGGTTGATGCTCCGTTTAAAAACTTAAATCCTGAACTTAAAAATCCGTTTGTAATTCCGGGGATCAGAAATTTAAAAATTGAATCACAGTTAAATCCTAATTATAGTTTTGACAATTTCCTTGAAGGAGATTCCAACCGTTTGGCCCGCTCTGCAGGTATGGCTGTTGCCAACAAACCCGGAGGAACATCCTTTAATCCGTTATTGATTTTCGGAGGAGTTGGATTAGGAAAAACACACCTTGCACACGCTATAGGTGTGGAAGTAAAAGATAAATATCCTGAAAAAACGGTTTTATACATTTCTGCCGAGATTTTCACACAACAATATATTGATTCGGTAAAAAAGAACAATCGTAATGATTTCATCCATTTTTACCAATTAATCGATGTTTTAATCATTGACGACGTTCAGTTTTTATCCGGAAAATCAGGAACACAGGACGTATTTTTCCACATTTTCAACTATTTGCACCAAAACGGAAAACAGGTAATTCTAACTTCCGACAAGGCTCCTGTTGACATGCAGGATATTGAGCAGCGTTTGTTATCCCGTTTCAAATGGGGACTGTCTGCTGAATTGCACCAGCCGGATTACGAAACCAGAATTTCGATCTTAAAAAACATCCTATATCGCGATGGTGTTGAGATGCCGGAAGATATTATTGAATATGTAGCGCGCAACATCAAAAGTAACGTTAGAGAATTAGAAGGAGCTATTATTTCCTTAATCGCTCAGTCTTCTTTCAATAAAAAAGAAGTTACTATTGAATTGGCCAAAAGCGTTGTAGAGAAATTTGTTAAAAACGTAAAGAGAGAAATCTCTATCGATTATATCCAAAAAATTGTATCTGATTATTTTCAGCTTGATATCGAAACGCTTCAATCGAAAACCCGAAAGAGGCACGTGGTACAGGCGAGACAATTGGCCATGTTTTTTGCAAAGAAATTTACAAAAGCTTCTTTGGCAAACATTGGCTCACAAATTGGAGATCGTGACCACGCTACCGTATTACACGCTTGCAAAACAGTTGATAATTTAGTTTCTACAGACAAACAATTCAAAAAATTTGTCGAAGACATTAACAAAAAACTAACGCTATAAACGCGCACCATGCCAGTAAAAATCTTAATGGTTTGTTTGGGGAACATTTGCAGATCCCCTTTAGCTGAAGGTATTTTAGCTTCAAAATTGCCCGAAAATAATTTCATCGTTGACTCAGCCGGAACCGGATCCTGGCATGTAGGCCACTCCCCTGACAAACGATCTATAGCAGTTGCCAAAAAAAACGGCCTCGACATTGGAAACCAAAAAGGAAGACAATTCAAAACTGCTGACTTCACTACTTTTGATTACATCTATGTGATGGATTCTTCGAATTATGACGACGTTATCAAACTGGCTCAGAACGAAGCACAAAAAAATAAAGTTTGTCTCATTTTAGACGAATTATTTCCGGGCGAAAATGTAGATGTCCCGGACCCCTACTTCGGTGTCACCAACGGATTTGATAATGTATATCAAATGTTAGACGAAGTAACCGATATCATTTCGAAGAAACTTATCGAAAAACACTTATAAGTTCTTCTTTTCCTAACAACATAAAAAGACAGACATGAAACTTCTCGGAAAACTTTATTTAATTCCAACAACAATGGGTGAAAGCGATCCGATGGATGTTTTACCTCAAACTGTGAAAAGAAGTATCGATTTTATAGACCACTATATTGTTGAAAACGAAAAAACGGCCCGCAAATCCATAAAAGCGGTATCTCCGGAGAAAAAACAATCCGAACTAATTCTTTTTACGCTTAATAAACGTACAGAGCCAAGCGAACATTTAGACTTCATCAAACCTTTACTCGAAGGGAAAAATGTAGGTTTAATGAGCGAAGCTGGTTGTCCGGGAGTTGCCGATCCAGGTGCTGTAATTGTAAAACTGGCACATGAAAAAGGAATTCAGGTAGTACCCTTAGTTGGTCCGTCTTCTATTTTATTGGCTATGATGGCTTCTGGTATGAACGGCCAAAGTTTTACTTTCAATGGCTATTTACCAATTGATAAAGACGAAAAAAAATCGGCATTAAGATATTTTGAAAAACTGTCTCAGGATAAAAATCAGTCTCAGCTTTTTATTGAAACACCTTATAGAAACAACAAATTAGTCGAAGACATTTTACAAATACTGAATCCCTCTACGCATCTGTGTATCGCAACAGACATTACATTACCCACAGAATTCATCAAAACGATGCGTGTTTCGGACTGGAAAAAATTAAAAGTAGATTTACACAACAGGCCAACCATTTTTATCATCCATAAAATGTAAAATTGACTTCTAAATCTTATTTATGAAAAAACTATCCGTTCTGCTATTCCTTTGTTTAACACATTGTATTTCCTCTTCTGACACTAAAAAAGTATCAAAAAATACAACCGCAGAACAAAATGTTACTACAGCCAATGACGATGAAAATGCTGTTTCAGAAATAGATACCCATACAGACGATAGTGAAATTCAAATAAAAGAAGACACCACAGTCTACAATATTGATTCAATAGACGTAAAACCTGATTTTGAAGGAGGACTAAAAAAACTTCATAAATTTATCAGATTTAATTATCACTATCCCGAAGACGAGCTTCAGGTAAAAGGAACAGTCGATGTTAATTTCATAGTTGAAAAAGATGGCACTCTGAGTGATCCAAAATTCACCAAAGACGCAGGTTACGGAACAGGAAAAGAAGCCGTTCGTCTTATGAAAAAATGCCCTAGATGGTTTCCCGGAATACATAATAATGATTCCGTAAGAGTTCGTTATTACTTAACAATACCAATAGACGTATATCAAGATGAGTAAACTCCCAAACATTACCACCAGTATTTTCACTGTCATGTCTAAAATGGCAACGGAACACAATGCGATTAACCTATCACAGGGATTTCCGAATTTTCCAGTAGACGAAAGATTAACAGACATACTGGCTAAACTGACAAAAGAAAACGTGCACCAATATACTCCAATGGCCGGTTATCCGCCATTGATGGAGCAAATCGCAAAATTGGTTCACATCTCCTATAACCGAATCATCAGACCCGAAACCGAGATACTGGTTACAGCCGGAGCCACTCAGGGAATTTTCACTACCATACTGGCTTTGGTAAAAACAGGAGATGAAATCATTATCTTAGATCCGAGTTATGATTCGTATGAATCTCCGGTTTTATTGTGTAATGCAAAACCAATTCGTGTCGCGCTAAATGACGATTATACGCCTAACTGGGAAACGATAGCAAAAGCCTGTTCTTCAAAAACGAAGATGATTATCATCAATAATCCGCACAATCCCACAGGAAAAATTTTGACTGAAGATGATTTTCTTCAACTTGAAAAATTATTAGAGCAACACCCGAATGTACTGGTATTATCTGATGAAGTTTACGAGTACATCACTTTTGAAGAAAAACACATTTCGGCACATACCAAAGAATTTCTTCTAAACCGCTGCATCATGGTTTCTTCTTTCGGAAAATCATTTCACATTACGGGCTGGAAAATTGGTTATACCGTTGCTCCGGAACATTTAATGAAAGAAATCAAAAAAGTACATCAATTTTTGGTTTTTAGCGTGAATAGTATTTCACAAGCTGCTATCAGTCAGTATCTAGATGTTGTGGATGTCAGCCTGCTTGGGAAATTCTATCAGGAAAAAAGAGATTATTTCCAGAAACTGCTTCAAAACAGCCGATTTGAATTGAAACCCTGTGAAGGAACTTATTTTCAGGTGGCTTCTTATGCCGGCATTTCAAATGAAGACGATGTTACTTTCTGTAAAAAATTAATCACCGAACATGGCGTTGCCGCAATTCCAATTTCTTCTTTCTATTCCGATCACAAAGATCAAAAACTAATACGTTTTTGCTTCGCCAAAGACAATGCTACTCTTGAAGCAGCTGCAAAAAAACTATGTGATATTTAAAGTTTATCAAAAATTTATAACATTATTATGCGTGCATCCTATTTATTTAATTAATATTGTAATAAAAAGAAAATCATATGAGCTATACAGATAAAATGTTAAGAGATGACGCTTTAAAAGGCAAAGTCATTGTTGTTACAGGTGGAGGAAGCGGTTTAGGAAAAGCTATGACCAAATACTTCCTGGAATTAGGGGCTCAGGTAGCCATTACTTCAAGAGATTTAGAGAAGCTTAAAAATACTGCTGCCGAACTTGAAACCGAAACCGGAGGAAAATGTTTACCGCTTCAATGTGACGTTCGTCATTATGAAGAAGTAGAGAACATGCTTCAGGAAGTTTTAAAAACTTTTGGAAAAGTGGATGTTCTTTTAAACAATGCTGCCGGAAACTTTATCTCTCCAACAGAACGTTTATCTGCCAATGCTTTTGATACTGTTATCGATATTGTATTAAAAGGATCTAAAAACTGTACACTTGCTTTTGGTAAACACTGGATTGATACCAAACAAACCTCTGCTACGATTTTAAATATTGTAACCACTTATGCCTGGACAGGTTCAGCATACGTGGTGCCAAGTGCAACTGCAAAAGCAGGAGTTCTAGCCATGACCCGTAGTCTGGCTGTTGAATGGGCAAAATACGGAATCCGCTCGAACGCAATTGCTCCGGGTCCATTCCCTACAAAAGGTGCCTGGGATCGATTATTACCGGGAGATTTGGCCGAAAAATTCGATATGGCCAAAAAAGTGCCTTTGAAACGTGTGGGTGATCATCAGGAACTGGCTAATCTGGCTGCTTATTTAGTATCCGATTTTTCAGCTTATGTAAACGGAGACGTTATTACAATTGATGGTGGTGAATGGCTAAAAGGTGCCGGGCAATTTAATCTCTTGGAAGCAATTCCGGAAGAACTTTGGGACCAACTTGAAATGATGATCAAAGCAAAAAAGAATAAATAATTACAAGTGCTTACTAAATTCAGAATACTTTATTAAAACTATACTGATTGCACGAAATCCCGATGGCATTGCTATCGGGATTTTTTTTGCACAACTACTTACTCCTGTCAGCAAACCGGCAATACAAGTAGTTCAGTACGCATTTCCTTGTATTGCTCCGCTGACCAGAGAGTCAAAATTGTTGTATTATTTACACCATTCGCAATTTTCTTAATTAATCCGGAATCTCCGTTAAACTTCTTCTTATAAATTCAATTTTAAAGTTCGGATTCCATTATCAATCCACTTAAATTATTATTTTTGCCGTACAAATATATAACACAAATTTTATGCTCATTATTGGACTTGCAGGAGGAACAGGAAGTGGAAAAACAACAGTAGTACACCAAATCATGAATGAATTACCGGACACTGAAGTGGGCGTAATTTCTCAGGATTCGTATTATAAAGAGACAACGAATTTGTCGTTTGACGAAAGAGCATTAATCAACTTTGACCACCCGCGTGCGATAGATTTTGAATTACTGGTAAAACACCTTAAAGCATTAAAAGCTGGAGAAACTATCGATCAGCCTGTATATTCTTTCATACAACACAACAGAACCGACGATACGGTTTCGACTCACCCGAGAAAAGTTATGATTGTGGAAGGAATTTTAATTTTAACAAATCCGGAATTACGTGATCTTTTTGACATTAAAATCTTTGTTCACGCCGATTCAGACGAAAGATTAATCCGTCGTTTAAAAAGAGACATTTCTGAACGCGGACGTGATATTGACGAAGTTTTAACTCGTTATCAAAACACTTTAAAACCAATGCACGAACAGTTTATAGAACCTTCTAAAGCTTTCGCAGACATTATCATTCCAAACGACAAATACAATACCGTTGCCATTGATGTTGTCCGGGCTGTAATTAATCAACGAATTTTATAATTTTTATTGTAAATTTATTGCATCAAAATTAGAAGATCCATTTAACCTTTTGTGCCTGACCAAGGCACAAAAGGATTATCACTTCTGCCAGAATCAAAACACCAGTCGAAATTACACAACACAAGCGGTTAAATAAAAACTAAAATGAAAAATCCATATAAAGACAAAAAATGGTTCAAACTCCTGAGCAACAAATATGTTTGGGTGTTATTGTTTTTTGTGGTATGGATGTTATTCTTAGATAATTATTCTTATTTTGATCATCGTTTTCTGGACAATCAAATCCACGAATTACAAGACAATAAAAAATACTATCAGGACGAAATAAAAAAGGATCAGGAACAGATCAAACAGCTTAAAAATCCTGAACAAATAGAGAAATATGCCCGCGAGAAGTACTTTATGAAAAAAGACAGCGAAGATATTTACATCATCCAATTTGAAGGAGACACCATTCAAGATAAAGAATAACCCGAAAAAATACCCAATGGCCACTACCCTATTCGACGATTTTAACCCGATTTCATCCAAACAATGGAAACAAAAAATTCAGTTTGAATTAGATGGAGCCGATTACAACCAGACCGTAATTTGGAATTCTCCCGAAGATATTCAGGTAAAACCATTTTACGACCGTGATGAATTCACAAAGGCTGTACCTGTACAAACGCAGGTTTCAAACTTTAAAATCTGCCAGAACATTTTTGTTTACGATATCGAGAAATCAATTCAAAGAGCCATCAATACACTTGAAAGAGGTGCCGAAAGCTTACGCTTTACCATCGAAAACGAAACTACTGATGTTCAGAAATTACTGGAAGCACTTCCTTTAGAAAACAGAGTTGTTTACTTTAATTTGAATTTCATTTCAATCGATTTCGTACAACTGTTAGACCGCATTTCAATTGAAAAGAAAGCGATTTTCTATTGCAACCTTGACCCTATTGGCCATTTGGCGCGAGAAGGAAACTGGTTTACAACAGCCGATAAAAGCAATTTTGATACTCTCGAAAAAATAACAAAAGCCGTAACCAATATCTCCGTTTTAAGTGTAGATTTAGGTTTATATCAAAATGCCGGTGCCAATATCACACAGCAAATCGCGTACAGTTTAGCACATGCCAACGAAT harbors:
- a CDS encoding IMPACT family protein; its protein translation is MEINDTYQTIAFESEEMLLKEKGSKFFGYAFPIESEEEVKPIIDNLKKQHPHAVHFCYAYQLGTAPKISYRANDDGEPGNTAGAPIYGQIQSFGVTNVLVVVVRIFGGIKLGVGGLISAYKTTAQMTLEVCEIIEKTIDVQFLISFDYKNMNKVMRVIKEKKLEITAQEMEINEDTGLPIGKITTKTRKKNAESVFDIFDLMFEIDIKII
- a CDS encoding GNAT family N-acetyltransferase, with product MENWTIRAIKKEDNQAVAHLIRSVFDEMEIPKVGTAYEDPYLDLMFEEYNKPKSVYFVVEKDGEIIGCCGIAPLENGAPEICELQKMYFLPKTRGLGIGSKMMEKCLEQARIFGFEKCYIETMPFMHAAQKLYVKSGFEYLEAPLGNTGHCSCPVWMLKKL
- the ribD gene encoding bifunctional diaminohydroxyphosphoribosylaminopyrimidine deaminase/5-amino-6-(5-phosphoribosylamino)uracil reductase RibD, with the protein product MNIHEKYIKRCIELAQNGFGNTYPNPMVGSVIVYDNQIIGEGWHKKAGEPHAEVNAVRSVKDKSLLSKATIYVSLEPCSHFGKTPPCSDLIIEHKIPHVVVGTVDPNEKVAGNGIKKLIAAGITVTVGVLEKECHELNKRFFTFHQKKRPYIILKWAESQDGFLSPEKQENAKRKPIWITNPYSRQLVHKWRSEEQAILVGTQTVIDDNPKLNTRDWSGNHPVRVILDQHNRISKESFVFDGSVKTIVFTKSETGFSAENTTFTVIDFSSNMLPQILAVLHQNQIQSVIIEGGAQTLQSFIDQNIWDEARIFIGQAIFKNGTKAPLIRKENLTKINILSDELLNIRNHD
- a CDS encoding low molecular weight protein-tyrosine-phosphatase, producing MPVKILMVCLGNICRSPLAEGILASKLPENNFIVDSAGTGSWHVGHSPDKRSIAVAKKNGLDIGNQKGRQFKTADFTTFDYIYVMDSSNYDDVIKLAQNEAQKNKVCLILDELFPGENVDVPDPYFGVTNGFDNVYQMLDEVTDIISKKLIEKHL
- a CDS encoding HAD family hydrolase → MIDTIIFDFGDIFINLDKQATISGLQKLGLTEWTAELDRLNLLFETGDITRDAFLAGFQKELPNASIDEILEAWNTILADFPLYRLEFLQLLSQKYRLFLLSNTDAIHIETFENKTGISFYSDFYQCFEKVYFSFEIGMRKPNAEVFQYLINKHELSPKRTLFVDDKKENTDSAAALGFHVWNLQVGQEDVVDLFDKQIL
- a CDS encoding FtsB family cell division protein, whose translation is MKNPYKDKKWFKLLSNKYVWVLLFFVVWMLFLDNYSYFDHRFLDNQIHELQDNKKYYQDEIKKDQEQIKQLKNPEQIEKYAREKYFMKKDSEDIYIIQFEGDTIQDKE
- a CDS encoding energy transducer TonB, which gives rise to MKKLSVLLFLCLTHCISSSDTKKVSKNTTAEQNVTTANDDENAVSEIDTHTDDSEIQIKEDTTVYNIDSIDVKPDFEGGLKKLHKFIRFNYHYPEDELQVKGTVDVNFIVEKDGTLSDPKFTKDAGYGTGKEAVRLMKKCPRWFPGIHNNDSVRVRYYLTIPIDVYQDE
- the dnaA gene encoding chromosomal replication initiator protein DnaA produces the protein MTKTAQSVWENCLSFIKDNIQDQAYKTWFEPIKSVELTDNALYIQVPSKFFYEWLEEHYVKLLKVALTKELGKNAKLLYKIKMENTYGNKQPFTEQLPSSNRVPMKPQEVDAPFKNLNPELKNPFVIPGIRNLKIESQLNPNYSFDNFLEGDSNRLARSAGMAVANKPGGTSFNPLLIFGGVGLGKTHLAHAIGVEVKDKYPEKTVLYISAEIFTQQYIDSVKKNNRNDFIHFYQLIDVLIIDDVQFLSGKSGTQDVFFHIFNYLHQNGKQVILTSDKAPVDMQDIEQRLLSRFKWGLSAELHQPDYETRISILKNILYRDGVEMPEDIIEYVARNIKSNVRELEGAIISLIAQSSFNKKEVTIELAKSVVEKFVKNVKREISIDYIQKIVSDYFQLDIETLQSKTRKRHVVQARQLAMFFAKKFTKASLANIGSQIGDRDHATVLHACKTVDNLVSTDKQFKKFVEDINKKLTL
- a CDS encoding SAM-dependent methyltransferase, which produces MKLLGKLYLIPTTMGESDPMDVLPQTVKRSIDFIDHYIVENEKTARKSIKAVSPEKKQSELILFTLNKRTEPSEHLDFIKPLLEGKNVGLMSEAGCPGVADPGAVIVKLAHEKGIQVVPLVGPSSILLAMMASGMNGQSFTFNGYLPIDKDEKKSALRYFEKLSQDKNQSQLFIETPYRNNKLVEDILQILNPSTHLCIATDITLPTEFIKTMRVSDWKKLKVDLHNRPTIFIIHKM
- a CDS encoding methionine aminotransferase, encoding MSKLPNITTSIFTVMSKMATEHNAINLSQGFPNFPVDERLTDILAKLTKENVHQYTPMAGYPPLMEQIAKLVHISYNRIIRPETEILVTAGATQGIFTTILALVKTGDEIIILDPSYDSYESPVLLCNAKPIRVALNDDYTPNWETIAKACSSKTKMIIINNPHNPTGKILTEDDFLQLEKLLEQHPNVLVLSDEVYEYITFEEKHISAHTKEFLLNRCIMVSSFGKSFHITGWKIGYTVAPEHLMKEIKKVHQFLVFSVNSISQAAISQYLDVVDVSLLGKFYQEKRDYFQKLLQNSRFELKPCEGTYFQVASYAGISNEDDVTFCKKLITEHGVAAIPISSFYSDHKDQKLIRFCFAKDNATLEAAAKKLCDI
- the udk gene encoding uridine kinase — protein: MLIIGLAGGTGSGKTTVVHQIMNELPDTEVGVISQDSYYKETTNLSFDERALINFDHPRAIDFELLVKHLKALKAGETIDQPVYSFIQHNRTDDTVSTHPRKVMIVEGILILTNPELRDLFDIKIFVHADSDERLIRRLKRDISERGRDIDEVLTRYQNTLKPMHEQFIEPSKAFADIIIPNDKYNTVAIDVVRAVINQRIL
- a CDS encoding acyl-CoA thioesterase gives rise to the protein MKNHQTQVRVRYSETDQMGVVYHGNYVPYFEIGRVEWLRNKGISYKSMEESGIGLPIVSMQINYKKSARYDELLTIHTAFKSQSSVKIEFDCAIYNEADELLTTAVFILVFISLKTGRPTAPPDYILELFKTLV
- a CDS encoding SDR family oxidoreductase → MSYTDKMLRDDALKGKVIVVTGGGSGLGKAMTKYFLELGAQVAITSRDLEKLKNTAAELETETGGKCLPLQCDVRHYEEVENMLQEVLKTFGKVDVLLNNAAGNFISPTERLSANAFDTVIDIVLKGSKNCTLAFGKHWIDTKQTSATILNIVTTYAWTGSAYVVPSATAKAGVLAMTRSLAVEWAKYGIRSNAIAPGPFPTKGAWDRLLPGDLAEKFDMAKKVPLKRVGDHQELANLAAYLVSDFSAYVNGDVITIDGGEWLKGAGQFNLLEAIPEELWDQLEMMIKAKKNK